One Thermoanaerobacter pseudethanolicus ATCC 33223 genomic window, GTATAGCAAAGCTAACCATCACGCAATAAGCTAATGGAAAATAATGTAAAATATGGTTATGGGGTAATATGTTAACTTATACAATCATCTCCTTTCATTATTGGGGATTTATAAAGTTTTTCTTCGCGCAGCAGAGCGAAGACTAACCTTACAGTTTTACGTGCAGTCAATACAAGAGCACGTTTATGCTTGTGAGTTTTGCTTTCTTTAAATTTGCGGGCATAGTATTGTGAGAACTCAGGTAAATACTTCCTGAGCTGGTCAGCTGCTTGAATAAAATAATATCTGAGATACTCATTACCAGTACGCTTGAGATATGTGTCCTCCGCTTTAAAATCAGCAGACTGGTACTCTGACCAATAAAGGCCGGAAAACTTTGCAAGGGCATTATCATTATCAAACCTTGAAATTCCGCCTATCTCAGATATTAAGCCGGCTGCGATGGTTGGGCCAATACCTTTTACTGATGTAAGACAAAGAAATTCATTGTTAAATCCTTTTACCTCATTAATAATGGCTTTTTCTACAGCTTTCTTCTGCTTTTCAAGGGACTGTAGATTGTCAAAGCAAGACTTGATAACAAAGTTTAAAGAATCATCTACAGTAGCATTAATTCTATAAGACTTGCGAACAGCCTCTTGAAGCAATTTAGCTGTAGCTTCTGGATCATCAAAGCGATCTTTACTCTTATCAACCAAAAAGCCGGCAAGTTCATCAAGCGGTCGAGCCGCAATATCATCAAGGGTGAAAAACTCATTAAATATTTCAGTAGCAGTTGCTCCAAAATTATTACTAAAGACTTTATTTTGGCACAAACCGCTAAACTTAAGGAACAAATTGCTGAGTAAATAATTTTTTTCTCTAACAATACTATTAACAATGTGAAAGCGATGGCGAGTAAGCCTCTGGAGAGCAAGATATCTAAAATCTACAGAACAAGATTTAGGGAGTCTACCGAATCTCAGTTTTTCGGCAATAGCAAAGGCATCAATCCAGTCATTTTTAGGTAAATTGCCGAGAGACTTTTTAAAAGCATTAATAATATTTGCATTAAAAGTAGTAATAGAAGGTTGATAAGGCTTAAGAGCAGAATGATCAGCCAAATAATACTGGAGGTGCCAGCCATAGACTGAGGTAGATTCCAAACCAATAAAGACCTTTTGAATATTGTATTTATTACAACACTCCAAGATACGTGATACTATAACATCACAACCATGAGGGTTATTTTCTACAGAAAAACGGGAGGAAGCATCATTACCCTCCTGGTCGAGAATATGAACCTTGACATCATTCAGGCTTACATCCATACCAACAAAAAGCTTATTCAAGATTGTTACACCTCCTTTCAAAAGTGATAAAGTAAGTAAAAGTTAATTTGAGATAACCCTAGCAACCAGATTATGTAGCAACCTCGCAATTAGCTCTTAATATATAAGCCTGAATCCTCTGCTGCCAGGGGCTTATATATGACAAAGCAGATTTCGCGTAAGAAAAGGCAAATCTGGTGTAGGGACCACACTTTAAAGAGCGGTCAAGCCGCATGGAGGACGAAAGCCTGTCCCACATTAACTTTACAGTATAATAATGCTACAAGTTATCTCAAAAGTAAATAATAAGGCCGAAAAAAGATGAGACGGCCGCGCCATGAATCCTGCATATTGCGCAATATTACGGATTCATGGCAATAGATAAGATTTTAGACAAGATGAGAATATTAAAGATTTCCAGTTATAAATGCGCTTTATTAAATTTTTAAGAAGTGAGACAAATTTATTGTCTTTAAAATTAATTATACGAGGAGGATTCTTATGTTTAAAGTGTATGTTACAAGGATGATTCCTGAGGAAGGGATTGAACTTTTAAAAAAGTACTGCGAAGTTGAAATAAACCCAGAAGACAGACCTCTTAAAAGAGAAGAATTGCTTGATGTAATAAAAGACAAAGATGCCGTTGTGACGCAGCTTAATGAAAAAGTTGATGCAGAATTTTTTGATTCAGCAAAAAATTTAAAAATTGTGGCAAATTACGCTGTAGGATTTGACAATATCGATCTAAAAGAGGCAACTAAGAGAAAAATTTATGTTACAAATACGCCAGATGTTTTGACAAATGCAACAGCAGAACTTGCATGGGCACTCCTCTTTGCAGCAGCTCGAAGGGTTATTGAGGCAGATAAATTCACAAGAGAAGGAAAATTTACTGGATGGGCACCGAACCTCTTTTTAGGTAAAGCTGTGACGGGAAAAACATTGGGAGTAATTGGTGCGGGGCGTATAGGACAAGCTTTCGCAAAGATGTCGAAAGGGTTTGACATGAAAATTTTATACACTGCAAACACTCCAAAAGAAGAATTTGAAAAAGAGACAGGTGCAAAGTATGTTGACTTGGAAACACTTTTGAAAGAATCGGATTTTGTATCACTTCATGTGCCGCTGACACCTCATACACGCCATTTAATAGGGGAAAAAGAATTAAAACTTATGAAAAAAACCGCAATTTTAATAAATACAGCGAGAGGTCCTGTTGTAGATGAAAAAGCGCTGGTAAATGCATTAAAAAATAAAGACATTTATGCAGCAGGTCTTGACGTATATGAAAAAGAACCGGAGATTACAGAGGAATTAAAAGCTTTAGATAATGTAGTAATACTTCCACATATAGGAAGTGCTACAGATGAGGCAAGGAGAGATATGGCAGTACTTGTTGCACAAAATATAATAGACGTAATAGAAGGAAGAACGCCGCGCACCCTTGTAAATAAAGACATATTGGAGAAGTAAATTTTTAAGGAATCCCTAAAATGGGATTCCTTACTTTGTTCTTATAAAACCATACAAAGTAATAAAAAAATTTTAAAACAAAGAAGGATTTTTTGGATTTGTGTAGAATTAATATATTAAAGTCAATAAAATCCACAAACAAAAACGGAATTTCCAACTTGAAACTGTGTTTTATTTTTATTTGCTTTATATTTTAGGTTTTGAGCAAAATAAAAAACAAATTGATATTTTTAGGAGTGGATGTAGATGCTGGTTTCGACAAGGAGAGATAAAATCAAAGAAATCATTTTAAAAAAGAAAGCCGTTAAAGTCTCTGAGCTTTGTGAGATTTTCAAAGTTTCTGATGAGACAATAAGAAGGGACTTAGAAGAATTAGAAAGACAAGGACTGGTAGAGAGAAACTATGGAGGCGCAGTACTGAAAGAAAATATTATTATTCCTCCCCTTGTCAAAAGATTTAAAGAGCACACAGAAGAAAAGCAAAAAATTGCTGCAAAAGCGGTAGGAGAAGTAAAAGAAGGAGATGTCATTTTTTTAGATGCAGGTTCTACTACTTATCACATAGCCCGACTCCTTAAAAATTTTAATAACATAACTGTTGTGACAAATGCTTTAAACGTTGCTACAGAATTAGCTAATAATCCTAATATTAATCTTTTTATTACTGGTGGAAAATTAAAAACTGACAATCATTCAATGGTAGGCTTTGAAACACTAAATTGCATTGGCAGATACAACATTGACATCTTGTTTTTAGGAACTGGTGGCATTTCTTTAGAAAAAGGGCTTACGACGTCTGATATTTTTGAAGCAGAAGCTAAAAAAGCCATGATAAAATCAGCCAGCAGAGTAATTGTCGTGGCTGATAGCAGCAAATTTGGGAAAGTTGCAATGGTGTCCTTTTGCACATTTGAAGATGTAGAAAAGATAATAACCTCTGGAGAACAAAACAAAGAGATAGTAGAGGAATTAAAAAATTATGTAAAGATTGAAGTGGTATAGAAAATTTAAAAGGAGAAGATTACTTATGAGGCGTAAAAATGGGTGTTAAAATTGCTATTGTAAATTCCAGTAGTTTTGGTAAGCATTTTCCTGAACATATCGAAAGGTTAAAAGCGTTAGGAGAAGTAGAAAGATTTGAACTTCCCCACGATATAAGAGGGAAGGCTTTAGCAGAAAAGCTAATGGGCTATTCTGTAATAATTGCCAGTGTCAAGCCATATTACGATAAGGAGTTTTTTGAGCATAAAGATAAAACTCTTTTAATAACACGCCACGGCATAGGTTATGATACAATAGACATTAAAAGCGCTACTGAAAAGGGAGTTATTGTAACGAAAGTTGAAGGCATTGTAGAAAGGGAAGCTGTAGCCGAAAATGCTGTTGCACTTTTATTAGATGTTATGAAAAAAGTAAGGTCTGCATCCCTTAAAGTGAAAGAAGGAAAGTGGGAGGAAAGAGCGAGCTTCATTGGATATGAGATAAAAGACAAAGTTGCAGGAATTATAGGTATTGGAAATATTGGAAGCAGAGTTTGTGAAATTCTGAAATATGGGTTTGGTGCTAAAGTAGTGGCTTATGACCCTAATCTTTCACCTGAAAACTTTGACAAAAGAACTTAAAAAATTATTTGAACTGCACACTAAATTATAAAAAACGAGGAGGTAATTAGATGAAAGACATTGGATTAATTGGATTGGCAGTAATGGGACAAAATCTTGCTCTAAATATTGCGAGGAAAAAGTATAGTGTATCTGTTTTTAACAGGACACCTGATAGAACACAAGAATTTATGAAAAACAAAGTAAAAGACGAAGAAATCGCAGCTTATTATGATATCAAGTCTTTTGTAGAATCTTTAAAAAAGCCGCGAAAAATCATCCTCATGGTTAAAGCAGGAAAACCAGTAGATGAAATGATTCAAGAACTTTTACCTTATCTAGATAAGGGAGATTTGATTATTGATGGAGGAAATTCCTACTTTAAAGATACCTCCAGGAGAATTAATGAATTAAAAGAAAGAGGCATATTGTACCTTGGAATGGGAGTGTCAGGAGGAGAAGCCGGAGCTTTACACGGGCCTTCTTTGATGCCAGGGGGATCTTACGATGCTTATGAGATGGTAAAAGAAATTCTTTTAAAAATTGCTGCTCAGACGGAAGCAGGTCCTTGCTGTACATACGTTGGAAATGATTCTGCAGGACACTTTGTCAAAATGGTTCACAACGGTATAGAATATGCCATAATGCAAGCAATAGCTGAGGTTTACGATGTACTTCGAAAGGTGTTAAAACTTTCTCCCGAAGAGATAGGAGAGATATTTGAAAAATGGAATAATGGGGTGTTAAACTCCTTCCTGATGGAAATTTCTTATAAAATAATGAAGTACAAAGACAAAGAAACAGGAAAATACCTCGTTGACCTCATATTAGACGAAGCAGAACAAAAAGGCACAGGCAAGTGGACTTCTCAAACTTCTTTGGATTTAGGAATCCCAACTCCTTCTTTAAATCTTGCAGTAGAAGCAAGAACTTTGTCTTTCTTTAAAGAGGCGAGAGTAGAATTGTCTAAAAAAGTAACAAAAACTTATCCTAGCATTAAGGTGGACAAAGAGAAAGTAATAAATGATTTGGAGAATGCATTGCTTTTTAGTGTTTTCGTCTCTTTTTCTCAAGGACTATGGCTTATATCTGAGGCTTCAAAGGCTTTTAACTATAACATTGACCTTTCAGAAGTTTTAAGAATTTGGAAAGGCGGATGCATCATAAGAGCCAAAATTTTAGATTTCTTAAGAGACATTATTAAAGAAAATAAAGAAAATGTAAATCTTCTTAACAGTGAAAAGGCGTTATCTTTCTTAATGGATAAAATTGATTCAATAAAATATATCACTAATTTAACAAAAGATTTTTACCTTCCAACGCTTGTACTTAATTCTTCATTAGATTATTTCTTGAGCATGATAGAAGAAAACTTGCCTGCTAATCTAATCCAAGCTCAAAGAGATTTCTTCGGTGCTCACACTTACAGAAGAATAGACAAAGAGGGAATTTTCCACACTGAATGGGAGGCAAACTAAAACCTAATTGACATCATTTAGTTAATGTTGAATTAATGGGAGTTTTTTGCTCCCCATTTTCTTTCAATAAAAATTCAATAAAAAAATTTAAAAATCAAGAAGGATTTTTTGGATTCGTACATGCTTTTAAACAAAGAAGGCATAAAAGACATTAACAAATGGCAGCAAGCAGGTATAAAGCTTCCGGACTTTGATGTAGAAAAAATAGCAGAACAAACCAAGAAATATCCTACATGGGTGCATTTTGGAGCAGGGAATATATTTTTAGAGGATTTATTGCACTCTTGAAGCAAGTTATTTTGACTGTTTGCTGATTCAAATGAACTAAATCCTTGCTTAGTTTTATACCAGGCTTTAAATTGGTGATGGAAAGATTCTATCAAATTATTAGAAATGTCATCTTTAAAGCTTTCAACTCTAATATGTTTAACATTGTCATCAAAGAGAGATTTAACAGGTACTTTATAGGCGCTGTAACGATCACTGACTATAGCAGAGGGAGTTCCTAAACCTTAACAGAATTAAGCAAAACAAAAGCTTGTTTAGAGTTTCTATAAGGTGATAGATGGAAGCCTAAGATGAAACGAGTTTCTGAATCTATAATAAACCAGATGTAATATTTTTCACCTGCGATTTTAAATACAGTTTCATCCACAATTAGGAGGTAATTTTATGGAATATTTAATAGGGGTAGATATAGGCACGACAGCTACTAAGGCTATAGCATTTAATAGGGAGGGTGTTATTATATCTAAAAAGAGTGTTGAGTATCCTATATACCATCCAAAACCTACATGGAGTGAGCAGGACCCTGAAGAGATATTTCATGCGGTTTTAATTTCTATAAAGGATGTAGTTGAAGAAAACAATGCAATGGGTAATAAACTTGAGGGTATAAGTTTTAGTGCAGCTATGCATAGTTTAATAGCTGTAGATCCTGAAGGGAAACCATTGACCAATTGTATAATCTGGGCTGATACAAGAAGTGAAGAATATGCAAAGAAAATGAAAGAAAGTAAGGTCGCACATTCCATATATCTAAAAACGGGAACTCCGATACACCCTATGTCACCACTTTGTAAACTTTTATGGATGAAGGAGAATAATAGTGAGATTTTTAATAAGGCGTATAAATTTATATCAATAAAGGAATATGTCTTTTACAAATTATTTTCAATATATATCGTTGATTATTCTATTGCATCTGCAACAGGGCTGTTTGATACTTATAAATTAAAATGGGATGATGAGGCACTGAATCTCATTGGCATTTCGCCTGATAGACTATCTATTCCTGTTTCTACAACACATACTGTTAGAGGGCTAAAAGATGGATATGCGAAGTTTTTAAATATACCTAAAAGTACACCATTTATAATTGGGGCTAGCGATGGATGTTTATCAAACCTAGGTACCAATGCTGTAAAACCTGGTGTAGCTGCTGTCACAATAGGTACCAGCGGTGCGATAAGGGTAATTTCAAACAAACCGGTGTCAGATCCAGGCGAGAGAATATTTTCTTATATACTTACTGAAAATCATTATGTAGTAGGCGGTCCAATCAATAACGGAGGTATAGTGCTAAGATGGTTTAGAGACAACTTTTATCCGTTAGAAGTTGAAAATGCAAAAAAAGAAAATATTGATTTCTACGATATTTTAACTCAAAAAGTAGATAGTATTCCTGTGGGAGCAAGCGGATTAATATTTCTCCCTTATTTACTAGGAGAGAGAGCACCCCATTGGGATGCCAATGCTCGAGGCGTTTTTTTTGGAGTAAATATAACCCATACGAGAGAACACTTTCTAAGGGCATTAATGGAGGGTGTAATATTTGGAATATATAGTGTAGGAAAAGTCTTAGAGCAGATTACTGGTAACATAGAAAAAATTTATGCTACTGGTGGGTTTGTAAGGTCATCACTATGGGTTAAGATCCTAGCGGATGTTTTTAATAAAAAGGTTTTGGTAGCAGAAAGCTATGAGAGTTCATGTCTTGGTGCAGTTGTTCTAGGGATGAAGTCTCTCGGTTTAATAAGCTCAATTGAAGATGTTGAAAAAATGGTTCCGATATCACAAACCATATATCCAGATAAAAATCACCATTATACTTATACAAGGTTATTTGAAATATATGAACGTCTATATGATCAACTAAAAAATGAGTTTATTAGAATAATAAATCTGCAATAATATAATAAGAACTGAGTTATAAACTTGTTTTAATGCACTTTATATTATTTTGGGAAGATACTTATGATAAAGGTGATTGCAATTGCATACAGATATTGGGATTATTGGACTTGGTATAGTTATTTTCAGTGAGTCCTTTTTCATCACAAATAACAGCTATATCTGGCTGTACTTTGTGCTTTTCTTGAGCATTTTGTAGTATAACATCTAAAGGGGCAACAAAATGTTTGCACTTTTTATCTCTAAAATATATTCCAAATTCTGTCGATAAGTTCGTTAAAATTCTTTGGTGTGCCACTGAAGGTGCGGATAACAAATATATTTCGCCGTTTATGAATTCGAGCATTTCATCAGTTTTAGAGTCTATTTCTTCGAATTCTTCATAAGTAATTCTTTTATTTTTAGGTATTATATTTTCCATTATATCATCCCCATTTACTACGTTCTAAATATATTTTAGCACATTTTTCAATATTAACAATTATTCATTACCTTTATAAAAATATCTAAAAAACTTTTTATAAACTAGAAGGAATTTTTAAATGTGTGTCGAATATAATAAAAAAGAGGTTAATTAAAATAATAAACAAACTCTCTTAAATGTTTTTCATTGCATGTGAATGTCATGTTTTAATAAATCTGCTGTTTTAACAAAGTCATTGTATACTGTAGATTTCTTTTTTATTACAGACTTAATTAAAAAATATAATAAAGTTAGTGGAGGATATATTATGGATTCAAGAGAGGCAGCTATGCATATTGAGCGGCTTATAAAGTTTGCACTTAAAAAAGGCTTGATAGAGGAATTAGATGTGATTCCAAGCCGCAATGCACTTATGGATTTA contains:
- a CDS encoding 2-hydroxyacid dehydrogenase, whose protein sequence is MFKVYVTRMIPEEGIELLKKYCEVEINPEDRPLKREELLDVIKDKDAVVTQLNEKVDAEFFDSAKNLKIVANYAVGFDNIDLKEATKRKIYVTNTPDVLTNATAELAWALLFAAARRVIEADKFTREGKFTGWAPNLFLGKAVTGKTLGVIGAGRIGQAFAKMSKGFDMKILYTANTPKEEFEKETGAKYVDLETLLKESDFVSLHVPLTPHTRHLIGEKELKLMKKTAILINTARGPVVDEKALVNALKNKDIYAAGLDVYEKEPEITEELKALDNVVILPHIGSATDEARRDMAVLVAQNIIDVIEGRTPRTLVNKDILEK
- a CDS encoding Uma2 family endonuclease, with amino-acid sequence MENIIPKNKRITYEEFEEIDSKTDEMLEFINGEIYLLSAPSVAHQRILTNLSTEFGIYFRDKKCKHFVAPLDVILQNAQEKHKVQPDIAVICDEKGLTENNYTKSNNPNICMQLQSPLS
- a CDS encoding gluconokinase, coding for MEYLIGVDIGTTATKAIAFNREGVIISKKSVEYPIYHPKPTWSEQDPEEIFHAVLISIKDVVEENNAMGNKLEGISFSAAMHSLIAVDPEGKPLTNCIIWADTRSEEYAKKMKESKVAHSIYLKTGTPIHPMSPLCKLLWMKENNSEIFNKAYKFISIKEYVFYKLFSIYIVDYSIASATGLFDTYKLKWDDEALNLIGISPDRLSIPVSTTHTVRGLKDGYAKFLNIPKSTPFIIGASDGCLSNLGTNAVKPGVAAVTIGTSGAIRVISNKPVSDPGERIFSYILTENHYVVGGPINNGGIVLRWFRDNFYPLEVENAKKENIDFYDILTQKVDSIPVGASGLIFLPYLLGERAPHWDANARGVFFGVNITHTREHFLRALMEGVIFGIYSVGKVLEQITGNIEKIYATGGFVRSSLWVKILADVFNKKVLVAESYESSCLGAVVLGMKSLGLISSIEDVEKMVPISQTIYPDKNHHYTYTRLFEIYERLYDQLKNEFIRIINLQ
- the gndA gene encoding NADP-dependent phosphogluconate dehydrogenase; amino-acid sequence: MKDIGLIGLAVMGQNLALNIARKKYSVSVFNRTPDRTQEFMKNKVKDEEIAAYYDIKSFVESLKKPRKIILMVKAGKPVDEMIQELLPYLDKGDLIIDGGNSYFKDTSRRINELKERGILYLGMGVSGGEAGALHGPSLMPGGSYDAYEMVKEILLKIAAQTEAGPCCTYVGNDSAGHFVKMVHNGIEYAIMQAIAEVYDVLRKVLKLSPEEIGEIFEKWNNGVLNSFLMEISYKIMKYKDKETGKYLVDLILDEAEQKGTGKWTSQTSLDLGIPTPSLNLAVEARTLSFFKEARVELSKKVTKTYPSIKVDKEKVINDLENALLFSVFVSFSQGLWLISEASKAFNYNIDLSEVLRIWKGGCIIRAKILDFLRDIIKENKENVNLLNSEKALSFLMDKIDSIKYITNLTKDFYLPTLVLNSSLDYFLSMIEENLPANLIQAQRDFFGAHTYRRIDKEGIFHTEWEAN
- a CDS encoding DeoR/GlpR family DNA-binding transcription regulator, with product MLVSTRRDKIKEIILKKKAVKVSELCEIFKVSDETIRRDLEELERQGLVERNYGGAVLKENIIIPPLVKRFKEHTEEKQKIAAKAVGEVKEGDVIFLDAGSTTYHIARLLKNFNNITVVTNALNVATELANNPNINLFITGGKLKTDNHSMVGFETLNCIGRYNIDILFLGTGGISLEKGLTTSDIFEAEAKKAMIKSASRVIVVADSSKFGKVAMVSFCTFEDVEKIITSGEQNKEIVEELKNYVKIEVV
- a CDS encoding IS110 family transposase; this translates as MDVSLNDVKVHILDQEGNDASSRFSVENNPHGCDVIVSRILECCNKYNIQKVFIGLESTSVYGWHLQYYLADHSALKPYQPSITTFNANIINAFKKSLGNLPKNDWIDAFAIAEKLRFGRLPKSCSVDFRYLALQRLTRHRFHIVNSIVREKNYLLSNLFLKFSGLCQNKVFSNNFGATATEIFNEFFTLDDIAARPLDELAGFLVDKSKDRFDDPEATAKLLQEAVRKSYRINATVDDSLNFVIKSCFDNLQSLEKQKKAVEKAIINEVKGFNNEFLCLTSVKGIGPTIAAGLISEIGGISRFDNDNALAKFSGLYWSEYQSADFKAEDTYLKRTGNEYLRYYFIQAADQLRKYLPEFSQYYARKFKESKTHKHKRALVLTARKTVRLVFALLREEKLYKSPIMKGDDCIS